One part of the Oryzias melastigma strain HK-1 linkage group LG21, ASM292280v2, whole genome shotgun sequence genome encodes these proteins:
- the rftn2 gene encoding raftlin-2 isoform X4 has translation MGCGLRKLEDPEDSSPGKIYSSLRRPLVETRTESAYDYVLLDFSLEGSRPTVQLLSSLLELPQALQPYYTQGFVLAALHPIILSVGRTRSLPFSLLYRTILVRPRTSRKAAPVCHSVPTLRVEEWPLPGDSLTGDTVRALIDRVNSSARGGVRFVGSILQQVSGINSQATGSPPQTPPSDRELENTFSPDLKLLVFFHSWDPGCASLDSVCCQYHQGALSMRVSKKGPVVSALEADWLELTATYYRRGWSLVDSFVYWDTLKGEPVPRSLEGLFVYEERSASPSANDTIVVEQWTVIEGCSVKTDYGPLLHTLAEFGWLLTCVLPTPIIRHDRTCAVVWRAPWLQAPPPQAACHLLQEAVGASQCLEGAIPAPCPRWRKVSTKRKGRWR, from the exons ATGGGCTGCGGCTTGCGGAAACTCGAGGACCCGGAGGACAGCAGTCCCGGGAAGATCTACTCCAGCCTGAGGAGGCCGCTGGTGGAGACCAGGACGGAGAGCGCCTACGACTACGTCCTGCTGGACTTCAGCCTGGAAG GAAGTCGTCCGACCGTCCAGTTGTTGTCCTCGCTGTTGGAGCTCCCCCAGGCGCTGCAGCCCTACTACACCCAGGGCTTTGTGCTGGCTGCCCTTCACCCCATCATCCTGTCTGTGGGCCGGACGCGCTCGCTGCCCTTCAGCTTGCTCTACCGCACCATCCTGGTCCGCCCCAGAACCAG TAGAAAGGCGGCGCCCGTGTGTCACAGCGTGCCAACACTGCGGGTGGAGGAGTGGCCTCTTCCTGGAGACTCGTTGACGGGGGACACCGTGCGAGCGCTCATCGACAGG GTCAACAGCAGTGCTCGCGGCGGCGTTCGGTTTGTCGGCTCCATCCTCCAGCAGGTCAGCGGGATCAACAGCCAGGCGACCGGCTCACCCCCACAGACCCCGCCCTCAGACAGAGAGCTGGAGAACACCTTCAGTCCAG ACCTGAAGCTGCTGGTCTTCTTCCACTCATGGGATCCAGGTTGTGCTTCTCTGGACTCTGTGTGCTGTCAAtaccaccagggggcgctttCCATGCGAGTCTCCAAGAAGGGCCCCGTGGTCAGCGCCCTCGAGGCCGACTGGCTGGAGCTGACAGCCACGTACTACCGCAGAGGCTGGTCCCTGGTGGACTCCTTCGTGTACTGGGACACGCTGAAAG GTGAGCCGGTTCCGCGGTCTCTGGAGGGTCTGTTTGTGTACGAGGAGAGGAGCGCGTCTCCCTCTGCCAACGACACCATCGTGGTGGAGCAGTGGACTGTCATTGAG GGCTGCAGTGTAAAGACAGATTATGGCCCCCTCCTGCACACTCTGGCCGAGTTTGGCTGGCTGCTCACCTGTGTGCTGCCCACGCCCATCATCCGCCATGACAG GACGTGTGCAGTGGTGTGGCGAGCTCCGTGGCTGCAGGCTCCTCCCCCACAGGCAGCCTGTCATCTGCTGCAGGAGGCAGTGGGGGCTTCCCAGTGTTTGGAGGGGGCTATCCCAGCTCCATGCCCCAGATGGAGGAAGGTTTCGACCAAGAGGAAGGGAAGGTGGAGGTGA
- the rftn2 gene encoding raftlin-2 isoform X1 has protein sequence MGCGLRKLEDPEDSSPGKIYSSLRRPLVETRTESAYDYVLLDFSLEGSRPTVQLLSSLLELPQALQPYYTQGFVLAALHPIILSVGRTRSLPFSLLYRTILVRPRTSRKAAPVCHSVPTLRVEEWPLPGDSLTGDTVRALIDRVNSSARGGVRFVGSILQQVSGINSQATGSPPQTPPSDRELENTFSPDLKLLVFFHSWDPGCASLDSVCCQYHQGALSMRVSKKGPVVSALEADWLELTATYYRRGWSLVDSFVYWDTLKGEPVPRSLEGLFVYEERSASPSANDTIVVEQWTVIEGCSVKTDYGPLLHTLAEFGWLLTCVLPTPIIRHDSDGNLATKQVVFLQRPTRNPAAALTRKEDVCSGVASSVAAGSSPTGSLSSAAGGSGGFPVFGGGYPSSMPQMEEGFDQEEGKVEVTCM, from the exons ATGGGCTGCGGCTTGCGGAAACTCGAGGACCCGGAGGACAGCAGTCCCGGGAAGATCTACTCCAGCCTGAGGAGGCCGCTGGTGGAGACCAGGACGGAGAGCGCCTACGACTACGTCCTGCTGGACTTCAGCCTGGAAG GAAGTCGTCCGACCGTCCAGTTGTTGTCCTCGCTGTTGGAGCTCCCCCAGGCGCTGCAGCCCTACTACACCCAGGGCTTTGTGCTGGCTGCCCTTCACCCCATCATCCTGTCTGTGGGCCGGACGCGCTCGCTGCCCTTCAGCTTGCTCTACCGCACCATCCTGGTCCGCCCCAGAACCAG TAGAAAGGCGGCGCCCGTGTGTCACAGCGTGCCAACACTGCGGGTGGAGGAGTGGCCTCTTCCTGGAGACTCGTTGACGGGGGACACCGTGCGAGCGCTCATCGACAGG GTCAACAGCAGTGCTCGCGGCGGCGTTCGGTTTGTCGGCTCCATCCTCCAGCAGGTCAGCGGGATCAACAGCCAGGCGACCGGCTCACCCCCACAGACCCCGCCCTCAGACAGAGAGCTGGAGAACACCTTCAGTCCAG ACCTGAAGCTGCTGGTCTTCTTCCACTCATGGGATCCAGGTTGTGCTTCTCTGGACTCTGTGTGCTGTCAAtaccaccagggggcgctttCCATGCGAGTCTCCAAGAAGGGCCCCGTGGTCAGCGCCCTCGAGGCCGACTGGCTGGAGCTGACAGCCACGTACTACCGCAGAGGCTGGTCCCTGGTGGACTCCTTCGTGTACTGGGACACGCTGAAAG GTGAGCCGGTTCCGCGGTCTCTGGAGGGTCTGTTTGTGTACGAGGAGAGGAGCGCGTCTCCCTCTGCCAACGACACCATCGTGGTGGAGCAGTGGACTGTCATTGAG GGCTGCAGTGTAAAGACAGATTATGGCCCCCTCCTGCACACTCTGGCCGAGTTTGGCTGGCTGCTCACCTGTGTGCTGCCCACGCCCATCATCCGCCATGACAG tGACGGGAATCTGGCCACCAAGCAGGTTGTGTTTCTGCAGCGACCCACCAGAAACCCAGCAGCTGCTCTCACCAGGAAAGAG GACGTGTGCAGTGGTGTGGCGAGCTCCGTGGCTGCAGGCTCCTCCCCCACAGGCAGCCTGTCATCTGCTGCAGGAGGCAGTGGGGGCTTCCCAGTGTTTGGAGGGGGCTATCCCAGCTCCATGCCCCAGATGGAGGAAGGTTTCGACCAAGAGGAAGGGAAGGTGGAGGTGACGTGCATGTGA
- the rftn2 gene encoding raftlin-2 isoform X2: MGCGLRKLEDPEDSSPGKIYSSLRRPLVETRTESAYDYVLLDFSLEGSRPTVQLLSSLLELPQALQPYYTQGFVLAALHPIILSVGRTRSLPFSLLYRTILVRPRTRKAAPVCHSVPTLRVEEWPLPGDSLTGDTVRALIDRVNSSARGGVRFVGSILQQVSGINSQATGSPPQTPPSDRELENTFSPDLKLLVFFHSWDPGCASLDSVCCQYHQGALSMRVSKKGPVVSALEADWLELTATYYRRGWSLVDSFVYWDTLKGEPVPRSLEGLFVYEERSASPSANDTIVVEQWTVIEGCSVKTDYGPLLHTLAEFGWLLTCVLPTPIIRHDSDGNLATKQVVFLQRPTRNPAAALTRKEDVCSGVASSVAAGSSPTGSLSSAAGGSGGFPVFGGGYPSSMPQMEEGFDQEEGKVEVTCM; this comes from the exons ATGGGCTGCGGCTTGCGGAAACTCGAGGACCCGGAGGACAGCAGTCCCGGGAAGATCTACTCCAGCCTGAGGAGGCCGCTGGTGGAGACCAGGACGGAGAGCGCCTACGACTACGTCCTGCTGGACTTCAGCCTGGAAG GAAGTCGTCCGACCGTCCAGTTGTTGTCCTCGCTGTTGGAGCTCCCCCAGGCGCTGCAGCCCTACTACACCCAGGGCTTTGTGCTGGCTGCCCTTCACCCCATCATCCTGTCTGTGGGCCGGACGCGCTCGCTGCCCTTCAGCTTGCTCTACCGCACCATCCTGGTCCGCCCCAGAACCAG AAAGGCGGCGCCCGTGTGTCACAGCGTGCCAACACTGCGGGTGGAGGAGTGGCCTCTTCCTGGAGACTCGTTGACGGGGGACACCGTGCGAGCGCTCATCGACAGG GTCAACAGCAGTGCTCGCGGCGGCGTTCGGTTTGTCGGCTCCATCCTCCAGCAGGTCAGCGGGATCAACAGCCAGGCGACCGGCTCACCCCCACAGACCCCGCCCTCAGACAGAGAGCTGGAGAACACCTTCAGTCCAG ACCTGAAGCTGCTGGTCTTCTTCCACTCATGGGATCCAGGTTGTGCTTCTCTGGACTCTGTGTGCTGTCAAtaccaccagggggcgctttCCATGCGAGTCTCCAAGAAGGGCCCCGTGGTCAGCGCCCTCGAGGCCGACTGGCTGGAGCTGACAGCCACGTACTACCGCAGAGGCTGGTCCCTGGTGGACTCCTTCGTGTACTGGGACACGCTGAAAG GTGAGCCGGTTCCGCGGTCTCTGGAGGGTCTGTTTGTGTACGAGGAGAGGAGCGCGTCTCCCTCTGCCAACGACACCATCGTGGTGGAGCAGTGGACTGTCATTGAG GGCTGCAGTGTAAAGACAGATTATGGCCCCCTCCTGCACACTCTGGCCGAGTTTGGCTGGCTGCTCACCTGTGTGCTGCCCACGCCCATCATCCGCCATGACAG tGACGGGAATCTGGCCACCAAGCAGGTTGTGTTTCTGCAGCGACCCACCAGAAACCCAGCAGCTGCTCTCACCAGGAAAGAG GACGTGTGCAGTGGTGTGGCGAGCTCCGTGGCTGCAGGCTCCTCCCCCACAGGCAGCCTGTCATCTGCTGCAGGAGGCAGTGGGGGCTTCCCAGTGTTTGGAGGGGGCTATCCCAGCTCCATGCCCCAGATGGAGGAAGGTTTCGACCAAGAGGAAGGGAAGGTGGAGGTGACGTGCATGTGA
- the rftn2 gene encoding raftlin-2 isoform X5: MKRTGSRPTVQLLSSLLELPQALQPYYTQGFVLAALHPIILSVGRTRSLPFSLLYRTILVRPRTSRKAAPVCHSVPTLRVEEWPLPGDSLTGDTVRALIDRVNSSARGGVRFVGSILQQVSGINSQATGSPPQTPPSDRELENTFSPDLKLLVFFHSWDPGCASLDSVCCQYHQGALSMRVSKKGPVVSALEADWLELTATYYRRGWSLVDSFVYWDTLKGEPVPRSLEGLFVYEERSASPSANDTIVVEQWTVIEGCSVKTDYGPLLHTLAEFGWLLTCVLPTPIIRHDSDGNLATKQVVFLQRPTRNPAAALTRKEDVCSGVASSVAAGSSPTGSLSSAAGGSGGFPVFGGGYPSSMPQMEEGFDQEEGKVEVTCM, encoded by the exons atgaaaagaaCAG GAAGTCGTCCGACCGTCCAGTTGTTGTCCTCGCTGTTGGAGCTCCCCCAGGCGCTGCAGCCCTACTACACCCAGGGCTTTGTGCTGGCTGCCCTTCACCCCATCATCCTGTCTGTGGGCCGGACGCGCTCGCTGCCCTTCAGCTTGCTCTACCGCACCATCCTGGTCCGCCCCAGAACCAG TAGAAAGGCGGCGCCCGTGTGTCACAGCGTGCCAACACTGCGGGTGGAGGAGTGGCCTCTTCCTGGAGACTCGTTGACGGGGGACACCGTGCGAGCGCTCATCGACAGG GTCAACAGCAGTGCTCGCGGCGGCGTTCGGTTTGTCGGCTCCATCCTCCAGCAGGTCAGCGGGATCAACAGCCAGGCGACCGGCTCACCCCCACAGACCCCGCCCTCAGACAGAGAGCTGGAGAACACCTTCAGTCCAG ACCTGAAGCTGCTGGTCTTCTTCCACTCATGGGATCCAGGTTGTGCTTCTCTGGACTCTGTGTGCTGTCAAtaccaccagggggcgctttCCATGCGAGTCTCCAAGAAGGGCCCCGTGGTCAGCGCCCTCGAGGCCGACTGGCTGGAGCTGACAGCCACGTACTACCGCAGAGGCTGGTCCCTGGTGGACTCCTTCGTGTACTGGGACACGCTGAAAG GTGAGCCGGTTCCGCGGTCTCTGGAGGGTCTGTTTGTGTACGAGGAGAGGAGCGCGTCTCCCTCTGCCAACGACACCATCGTGGTGGAGCAGTGGACTGTCATTGAG GGCTGCAGTGTAAAGACAGATTATGGCCCCCTCCTGCACACTCTGGCCGAGTTTGGCTGGCTGCTCACCTGTGTGCTGCCCACGCCCATCATCCGCCATGACAG tGACGGGAATCTGGCCACCAAGCAGGTTGTGTTTCTGCAGCGACCCACCAGAAACCCAGCAGCTGCTCTCACCAGGAAAGAG GACGTGTGCAGTGGTGTGGCGAGCTCCGTGGCTGCAGGCTCCTCCCCCACAGGCAGCCTGTCATCTGCTGCAGGAGGCAGTGGGGGCTTCCCAGTGTTTGGAGGGGGCTATCCCAGCTCCATGCCCCAGATGGAGGAAGGTTTCGACCAAGAGGAAGGGAAGGTGGAGGTGACGTGCATGTGA
- the rftn2 gene encoding raftlin-2 isoform X3, whose translation MNGMQTNAPPKIPGDRSQEATGGSRPTVQLLSSLLELPQALQPYYTQGFVLAALHPIILSVGRTRSLPFSLLYRTILVRPRTSRKAAPVCHSVPTLRVEEWPLPGDSLTGDTVRALIDRVNSSARGGVRFVGSILQQVSGINSQATGSPPQTPPSDRELENTFSPDLKLLVFFHSWDPGCASLDSVCCQYHQGALSMRVSKKGPVVSALEADWLELTATYYRRGWSLVDSFVYWDTLKGEPVPRSLEGLFVYEERSASPSANDTIVVEQWTVIEGCSVKTDYGPLLHTLAEFGWLLTCVLPTPIIRHDSDGNLATKQVVFLQRPTRNPAAALTRKEDVCSGVASSVAAGSSPTGSLSSAAGGSGGFPVFGGGYPSSMPQMEEGFDQEEGKVEVTCM comes from the exons ATGAACGGGATGCAAACAAACGCTCCTCCAAAGATCCCTGGAGACAGGTCACAGGAAGCTACAGGAG GAAGTCGTCCGACCGTCCAGTTGTTGTCCTCGCTGTTGGAGCTCCCCCAGGCGCTGCAGCCCTACTACACCCAGGGCTTTGTGCTGGCTGCCCTTCACCCCATCATCCTGTCTGTGGGCCGGACGCGCTCGCTGCCCTTCAGCTTGCTCTACCGCACCATCCTGGTCCGCCCCAGAACCAG TAGAAAGGCGGCGCCCGTGTGTCACAGCGTGCCAACACTGCGGGTGGAGGAGTGGCCTCTTCCTGGAGACTCGTTGACGGGGGACACCGTGCGAGCGCTCATCGACAGG GTCAACAGCAGTGCTCGCGGCGGCGTTCGGTTTGTCGGCTCCATCCTCCAGCAGGTCAGCGGGATCAACAGCCAGGCGACCGGCTCACCCCCACAGACCCCGCCCTCAGACAGAGAGCTGGAGAACACCTTCAGTCCAG ACCTGAAGCTGCTGGTCTTCTTCCACTCATGGGATCCAGGTTGTGCTTCTCTGGACTCTGTGTGCTGTCAAtaccaccagggggcgctttCCATGCGAGTCTCCAAGAAGGGCCCCGTGGTCAGCGCCCTCGAGGCCGACTGGCTGGAGCTGACAGCCACGTACTACCGCAGAGGCTGGTCCCTGGTGGACTCCTTCGTGTACTGGGACACGCTGAAAG GTGAGCCGGTTCCGCGGTCTCTGGAGGGTCTGTTTGTGTACGAGGAGAGGAGCGCGTCTCCCTCTGCCAACGACACCATCGTGGTGGAGCAGTGGACTGTCATTGAG GGCTGCAGTGTAAAGACAGATTATGGCCCCCTCCTGCACACTCTGGCCGAGTTTGGCTGGCTGCTCACCTGTGTGCTGCCCACGCCCATCATCCGCCATGACAG tGACGGGAATCTGGCCACCAAGCAGGTTGTGTTTCTGCAGCGACCCACCAGAAACCCAGCAGCTGCTCTCACCAGGAAAGAG GACGTGTGCAGTGGTGTGGCGAGCTCCGTGGCTGCAGGCTCCTCCCCCACAGGCAGCCTGTCATCTGCTGCAGGAGGCAGTGGGGGCTTCCCAGTGTTTGGAGGGGGCTATCCCAGCTCCATGCCCCAGATGGAGGAAGGTTTCGACCAAGAGGAAGGGAAGGTGGAGGTGACGTGCATGTGA